A single genomic interval of Candidatus Dadabacteria bacterium harbors:
- a CDS encoding serine protease, which translates to MHLTGEISLRIFISALLALGAMGTAGCGGGGPPDYIPLHEDICDLDSLRNEQKDTGYKRDNYYPERFSRDLNFRNYGADISPTEKHEDIARKVSRSVFDMEFRKDSRLLGMGTGWLIAPRYVVTSAHSFRGGEQVFIHTFEGNRVKAEKVVYIDPGRTAGTDLALLRLEEEIDAVPMKIADRRPLRNEFLMAMGGGGRQRGLGGWTVSAGPALELKSGYPISRPDRMYHAAPVSRGMSGGPVFNDKGEVVSIVSTGRLNGDTIRNGFGVMPSEIFNSPPERLWIYAFHQSDPHYFSLGPNIDELKELYEKWIPNDERPRNAGDYRNDNIWPTGHEFGDNYSPFPIDQFELMQDVYKEAREATVIVRTAGGSRGSGFIYDDNTVVTVGHVATRKGDKVDISTIDSEGRRSDYTGKVSKTHENRGRKCDIAVIKMDEQDAFSEYPKLGIADSSSLNCGDPLVAIGSGAAYRSVGPLQGIGIVYRQTETYRSEFFDDLTVGGMSGGPIVDINRKVVSLVSEDLGRLPEEGESIEPGPLVIRTRFPVYAEKVVSRGPNAEIIRRFVEEDDYYCPE; encoded by the coding sequence ATGCACCTTACAGGGGAAATATCGTTAAGGATCTTTATCTCCGCCCTCCTTGCGCTTGGAGCTATGGGGACCGCCGGTTGTGGCGGTGGCGGCCCCCCGGACTATATCCCTCTCCACGAAGATATATGCGATCTTGATTCCCTGAGAAACGAACAGAAGGATACGGGATACAAAAGAGATAATTATTATCCCGAGAGATTCAGCCGTGATTTGAACTTCCGCAACTACGGTGCCGACATATCCCCCACGGAAAAGCATGAGGATATCGCAAGAAAAGTAAGCCGCTCCGTATTCGATATGGAATTCAGAAAAGACTCAAGACTTCTTGGAATGGGCACCGGATGGCTTATAGCCCCCAGATACGTGGTTACATCTGCGCACTCTTTTAGAGGAGGAGAACAGGTGTTTATCCACACCTTTGAAGGCAATAGAGTAAAAGCGGAAAAAGTCGTCTACATTGACCCGGGAAGGACTGCGGGAACTGATCTGGCCTTACTCCGCCTTGAAGAGGAAATTGACGCCGTTCCCATGAAAATAGCGGACAGAAGACCCTTAAGAAACGAATTTCTGATGGCTATGGGCGGAGGTGGCAGGCAGAGGGGCCTCGGCGGATGGACAGTTTCCGCGGGACCGGCACTTGAGTTGAAAAGCGGATATCCGATCTCACGCCCCGACAGGATGTATCACGCGGCGCCAGTCTCCCGAGGAATGAGCGGAGGACCTGTATTCAACGACAAGGGAGAAGTGGTTTCCATCGTATCCACGGGACGATTAAACGGAGATACAATCAGGAACGGATTTGGTGTCATGCCGTCTGAGATTTTCAACTCGCCGCCTGAGCGTCTCTGGATCTACGCTTTTCATCAATCGGACCCGCATTACTTCTCCTTGGGACCGAACATCGATGAGCTTAAGGAACTTTATGAAAAGTGGATTCCGAATGATGAAAGACCTCGTAACGCCGGTGATTACAGGAATGACAACATATGGCCGACCGGTCATGAGTTCGGCGACAACTACAGTCCGTTTCCGATTGATCAGTTCGAGCTTATGCAGGACGTATACAAAGAGGCACGTGAAGCCACTGTTATCGTCCGTACCGCAGGAGGGTCGCGTGGCTCGGGATTTATATACGACGACAATACTGTCGTCACTGTAGGACACGTGGCCACCAGAAAAGGTGACAAAGTGGACATTAGCACAATTGATAGCGAAGGCCGCAGGAGTGACTATACGGGAAAGGTTTCTAAAACACATGAAAATCGAGGCAGGAAATGCGACATTGCGGTTATAAAAATGGATGAACAAGACGCATTTTCAGAATATCCAAAGCTCGGGATAGCCGATTCCTCTTCTCTTAATTGCGGAGACCCGCTTGTTGCTATCGGTTCCGGCGCGGCATACAGAAGCGTAGGCCCCTTGCAGGGGATCGGAATCGTTTACAGGCAGACAGAAACATACAGATCCGAATTTTTCGACGACTTAACTGTCGGCGGCATGAGCGGCGGTCCAATCGTAGACATAAACCGCAAAGTAGTTTCCCTA